A window of Candidatus Dadabacteria bacterium genomic DNA:
GAAGCTCTGGGAGGAACATCAAGTCCGTCCCATTATAGACAGCAGGGAGCTTTGGAGAGAGGAGAAGCGGGGACAGAGCTATGTTGAGGGGCAGAAGATAATGAGACCTCTTGGCAGAGCACACGACAACATCTTCTATACCGAGTGTGCCGAGGTATGGTGCCGGTGTCCTGTAAGCGGAGAGGAACGCAAGATGGCGTTCTGCGGCTTTGAATCCCCAAGGGAGACTTTGAAGTTCCGCTGTCCCGCGGCTGTGTACGGTCTTCGCTGCAAGGGCTGGGAGAAGTGTCACGGGGACGCGGGATGCAAGACAAACGGTTACGGCAGGGTGGTGAGGGTGCCTCTTGAATTTGACCGTCGCATATTTACTCCCACTCCTCGGGGCAGCGTGTCGTGGCGGCGCGCTTACAATCGGCGAAGCGCGCTTGAGCGCATAAACTCAAGGATAGAGGGCAGCTTCAGGTTCGAAAGACACTTTATCAGGGGTGTGGCGAAGATGAGTGCCCTGGCGGTGATGATGGCGCTCGCGGTCGGTCACATAAAGGCGGGGAGGCCGGAGTGCATGAGGTCTCTTGTGTCGGGGTGCTGGGCCGATACGGGGTAGCGTTTCCCTGCCTGTTCACAAAACAATTTAAACAGAAATCAACCCGAAGGGACTGCTGCGTGTGCAACTGGTCGAGACTGGTGATTCCGGGGGAAATCGGCGGCGCGTTCCGTCTGAATCGGGCAATGCGGCTTTGAGATTGCCGGAACATGGGCTGGCGCCGCTGTGGTTCCGGAAACCACAACCCCGAAAATCGTTACAGCGCAAACCCCACAATATAGGGCACTTCTAAAAATACTCTCATATTCCAGTACCCCCCCCCAGTACCTTTCTAAAAGCTTGAATCAAGCAAAAAAAGTTAAATCAAGTTTAATTAAATTCACGGGACGCTCGATCGTGAGTTGCCTCCTCCCCCCAGCGCCTAAGAGCGCCTTCATTGGGGACATGCACCCCGGTCGAGCGCCGTGATAAATGCCCAGTAGGAAGTTAGTGCCAAAGAGCACCTGTACTGGATCAGGCATCCATCACGGCTGACCCGATTAAAACACACAGGAGGTATTCTATCATGAACAATGATAAACCAATATTTTTTGCCGGTATCGACTGGGGCTTCTCCTCTCATCAGGTATGCCTCACAGATCACAACGGCTCCGTTTTGGGAGAACAAGCTTTCAAACACGGAGGCGGAGGCCTCTCGGAGATGGCCCGCTGGTTGACCAAACTCTCAGATTCCGACCCACAGAATATTGCAGTCGCTATTGGGGTTACAAGGGGACCTGTCGTTGAAAGCCTGCTTGAGCAAAACTTCGAGGTGCACTCTGTAAACCCCAAGCAGCTTGACCGCTTCAGGGATCGCTTCTCTCCCTCCGGAGCCAAAGACGACCGTAGAGATGCCCGAGTGCTTGCCTCGGCATTGCGTACAGACCGCCGCCACTTCCGCCGTCTTGAGCCTCAGAACCCCGATATAGCCGTACTTCGGGAACTGACACGCACGAGAGAGGAACTTATGTCTGAACGCAACCGCATGACAAACCGTCTGCGTCAGCTGCTTTGGAGCTACTACCCTCAGTTCAATGACCTTATAGACACTCTTCGCCTCTGGCTCCTTGAACTGTGGGAACTTGTTCCTACGCCCACCGCGGCAAAGAAAACCAGACCACCCACGGTTCAAAAGCTTCTGAAGCGTCACAGGGTAAGGCGCATTGACGCAAAGGGAGTTCTGGACATCCTGCGCCAGGGGGGAATAAGCATTCAGCAGCCAATAGAAAAAAGTCGCGTCACTCGTATAAAAGCCACCGTCCAACGCATGAAGATCATAGACAGACAGATCAAGCAGACAGAAACTCTTATCGATGAAACCATTGACGCTTTAGCCGCGAGGGAAAGCACAGAGAATGGAGTAGTGGGAGATATTGAGATACTGCGCTCCCATCAACCGACCTGGCGGTACTTGAGCTTGAAAAGGAAGTCGATGCCATTCCCATGAAAATTGCCGACCAAAGGCCCGGGAGAAACGAAGTTCTGATGGCAATAGGTCAGGAACGTGAAAAATCAAGAGGCCTCGGTGCGTGGAGAGTTACCGCGGGGCCCGCGCTTGAACTGGAAAGCCCATACACAGTTATTCCGGGAAGTGTTTCGGCAAGTCGTCCGGGAATAATATATCACGCACTGCCGACCGGCGGGGGGATGAGCGGAGGCCCCGTATTTAACAAAGATGGAGAAGTAGTCTCTATAGTGTCGGCAGGTCGGCCTGTCGATAACGTCAAGTCTCTCTTCGGAGTCAATGTTTTCCGAACCTCGGCCGCGGGAAAGCTTCGCCTGTGGCTCTACGGATTTGATCAGAGAGGAACAACGCATGTCTCTTTCGGACCAAATCCCTCGGAACTAAGAGGGCTTTACGAAAAGATCGGGGGAGAACCGGGGAATGTCGGCGAATACAGAGACGACAACAACTGGGCCAGAACCGGCCACCAGTTAGGAGATTCCTACAGCCCGTTTCCTGTTGATCGGTTCGAACATATGAACGAGGTATACAAGGAGGCGCGCAAAGGCGCCGTAACTATCCATGCCACAGGGCGAGGTGGTTCTGGATTCATATACGATGACAGCACGGTCATAACGGCAGGACACGTAGCGCATACAGCTAACGAGAAGGGTCTGGAAGTCGATATTCGAACGATAAACGATAAAACGTACAAAGGAAGAGTTGTGAAAATACAAAGTGAACCGGGAATTTGCGATATCGCCATTATAAAAACAACAGAGACCTTGGATTTGAGCGGAGACAGGGGGATTGAAAATGCCGCCAAGAAACTCGAAATAGGCGATTCTTCTTCTCTCAGGTGCGGAGACCCTCTTGTCCAGATCGGTTCTGGACATCTCTATAACAACGCAGGCCTGTTGCAGGGAGTTGGCGCAGTCTACCAGAGAACAAGAGATTACGTATCAGAATTTTTCTCCCCGTCCGTAAGCGGCGGTATGAGCGGCGGTCCTGTCGTGAACGAAAAAGGCGAAGTAATCACATTGGGTTCTTCAGTTTTCGGCGCGGCAGCATCACGATGGGAAAAGCCGGGACCGCTGTTCATCCACACCCGTCTTCCGGTTTACATGCGGCAGGACGCATCCGACGGGCCTAATTCCGAAACGATGAAAAAGTTTATTGAAGATCCCGCCTTTTATTGTCCATCACGCTGAAAGAAC
This region includes:
- a CDS encoding IS110 family transposase, whose translation is MNNDKPIFFAGIDWGFSSHQVCLTDHNGSVLGEQAFKHGGGGLSEMARWLTKLSDSDPQNIAVAIGVTRGPVVESLLEQNFEVHSVNPKQLDRFRDRFSPSGAKDDRRDARVLASALRTDRRHFRRLEPQNPDIAVLRELTRTREELMSERNRMTNRLRQLLWSYYPQFNDLIDTLRLWLLELWELVPTPTAAKKTRPPTVQKLLKRHRVRRIDAKGVLDILRQGGISIQQPIEKSRVTRIKATVQRMKIIDRQIKQTETLIDETIDALAARESTENGVVGDIEILRSHQPTWRYLSLKRKSMPFP
- a CDS encoding trypsin-like peptidase domain-containing protein, whose product is MKIADQRPGRNEVLMAIGQEREKSRGLGAWRVTAGPALELESPYTVIPGSVSASRPGIIYHALPTGGGMSGGPVFNKDGEVVSIVSAGRPVDNVKSLFGVNVFRTSAAGKLRLWLYGFDQRGTTHVSFGPNPSELRGLYEKIGGEPGNVGEYRDDNNWARTGHQLGDSYSPFPVDRFEHMNEVYKEARKGAVTIHATGRGGSGFIYDDSTVITAGHVAHTANEKGLEVDIRTINDKTYKGRVVKIQSEPGICDIAIIKTTETLDLSGDRGIENAAKKLEIGDSSSLRCGDPLVQIGSGHLYNNAGLLQGVGAVYQRTRDYVSEFFSPSVSGGMSGGPVVNEKGEVITLGSSVFGAAASRWEKPGPLFIHTRLPVYMRQDASDGPNSETMKKFIEDPAFYCPSR